The DNA window TTCTTATAAcatgtttcttgttttgatcctttaaaacaagaaaggaaatgaaatactTGCCTACACATGAATCGCCAATTTGTACGAGGATTTTCCATTGAGCTTCCTCTGTCCTTGTCGGGAGTGGAATTGGTGTAGATGATATTGTTGTTATTGGACTAACCAGCTGTTTGAGTTCATATTGTGCTGCCGGAGATGGTGGTTGGAGGGTGATTCCGGCGATGATTCCAGCAATGAAACGACGAGGTCGGAGAAAGCTCTTAATATAAACTTGTGGGTATCAATGGGGTTGATTTGGAGATAACAGAGTAGAAGCTCTTGTAGATACTGCCAGTCTCGCCGGACGTCCACTGGCTGATCTCTTGCTTCGACCATCTCCTGCATTGAACCTCTAAAATCGATAAATGGGTCTATAGAAACCTTCCGAACCTTGACGCCGCCGTGCACGGCGGCGTCGGCGGCGGCGCCGTGATGGGTTTCGGGAGAAGAGTCGAAGATGGAGTTGGAGCAGCCAGgtgaggagaagaagaaacgatGGGAAGCTACGGCGGCGGAGAAGTCGGGGACGGCGTCGGAATCGGAAGTGGAGTCGTCGGAGAAAAACCCATCATCAGCAGCGGTGGAAGTAGAGGAGTTGTCTGAGTTTTCCAGGTGGGTAATGGAAAGGGGTTTTTTGTTGGGCATGTGCGGCGTCGATGAGG is part of the Cucurbita pepo subsp. pepo cultivar mu-cu-16 chromosome LG03, ASM280686v2, whole genome shotgun sequence genome and encodes:
- the LOC111791092 gene encoding transcription repressor OFP12-like; the encoded protein is MSTLKKNNFHLWFSKLRCFPAAVKPSSTPHMPNKKPLSITHLENSDNSSTSTAADDGFFSDDSTSDSDAVPDFSAAVASHRFFFSSPGCSNSIFDSSPETHHGAAADAAVHGGVKVRKVSIDPFIDFRGSMQEMVEARDQPVDVRRDWQYLQELLLCYLQINPIDTHKFILRAFSDLVVSLLESSPESPSNHHLRQHNMNSNSWLVQ